From Drosophila virilis strain 15010-1051.87 chromosome X, Dvir_AGI_RSII-ME, whole genome shotgun sequence, the proteins below share one genomic window:
- the pcx gene encoding protein pecanex — MGSQTLEILRQGVWASLTGGYFYDPHQGVFCNVVHLYLWLYLLCSPFVAYLYFPSTWLTWCLYCVLTSGTILLVKLINLALHRLYDRAQTMSEVNLKSQFFKVTKESDQRDPDEENGIEMKVMRAIGNNGSHLSVEQAINEASEENSIMSIDNVNSIIDLKVDVHRKNSSESFELMFYAPSMLSAGSQQDQQSIAGSASVSKSIRSTIAAAAQNNLSANELFTKYLAVYPEMVEVVVPPADGNGGTTTTAAADTSRSTPNSTAAAAAATSSTGTTTVSTGRTGHLSRKCSEVFSRRHRRRLERQSSLDAGAAEPTFSAKLMRNQSDTIATTTTTTTTSAAAAPSFLHTKAVRPGANPRQHFMANNAQAGAAAAAAGSDTASTSSAVMVVAQPNTTRSSRLQRHRSSETHDERLKHQSRAGLFQSMQQQHSHLQHHHLQQQQLQQQHAQHQNASSIGSGVNDVEDMELGLGLGRGAANDACNRALQSWILDSSSDVYLEDDSYTKSDLGIEQQPHQAPFRAQHHHHHHHHHHQLHHNHLHHHLGSAIVRKDPNSTMSALQLCASSSSCTGRADSNQVLAEVSSGGGGGNASSSTGAGGGRNGSTAAMKRRRHSNATSYHKQNSGSSAQGGGSKSTLLSSGGQTGGGGNGVRRIKSAALEVLCPQPSVSNLSPHPNSVEAISGQQQLRNPLPPPSKSLVRNQLLNLYPPRLVDQQYAESSCGGAGGGVGGGSSCSSVIFGSSSACGSTQALIEPPVYPIVEHLDEKTSDESPGAQPHDETDHVNGRHDDDDDELDDVPLRRRTRALGCSQTHHSAESDVGGILADDDDDVFKDFDDNLEHILSELQQTHSQLDDVLKKCELYAAGTAGTGAPTTAAAAVATAASDDEETDNNTGSRSPLLSNRQQQSAREQAAEQAMRQELSLPALQQQIQPATATAALIRSEADSGCPSSDCEQVSASSKDQLLAGMEQLPSSQTQTQPEQNGEQQQEEQQDDGEEEVEEDEEKPCTSRMAARSLGAIPKVLNYREVDELRRRRATSNQLDACRNDLAVIKQQQQQHKLPGSGASRNSSSSNSTHSISLTESLTADIHKMLWLMHGGAVDDRGRPIAGILPDGTPVPANPSIVPPNMSSAHFQFYQDAIQALQSSYPASSSVEHMTHIELALARDKRCMDAKRMIEKMAALSTGGEARGSGAQTTVPPPALGMLMGSSTRAANTTTAGAGGGAATGAAGATRASLQGMFNMMRSELQAARTDALQQQLNEAVAAATNAGVALPTDTAASRQQQQQQQSQQQQQLQQQLSQPMLNVDGHFAPYCDYWRPACLLAAEKTVVPKSFYKYRFKWCGQEHEFKIAMDRLELLALFDRDLHWLHVLLACVLCTLVACLGAAILQHNYYKDLCVLLFCAVIAGAQYSLVKSVQPDAASPVHGFNKTVAYSRAIYFCLCGGLLLLLKRLDTDYAQRPPESMIFFGIHYAPAHVVGLLLQSLYVLLLCFPIIFSVGLCPQINTFLMYLLEQLDMHLFGGNAASSLLGSFLCLLRSVLAILLLYGPLYAALDERRGTQYILFSIFCAMLIPLGYHLSRSASDFSHLWRLIKTCIVSTYRDDEEDLRHSRKRSQAGQQQQQQQQEQVQQQQQQLSRGKRQSSEPTSTGQPTPLATHRARQPELSSMANSNEHIELSSLEKLAMGEEQQAEREQEQEHEAETQLDQKHSKSKASSLGSSQTLAKTISSSKRAMTASSSYASIGVEEPAAGAAAAAATDKELVKRSRSQENVYETKTNEANEDVQDDKISSSSTTNPGDMSTLTAGAGTANTDIDATALDAETDDHQEEDHAAIELDNSELEQDELPDPLPRKLQATVTTRLKNDLVVMTLLGVSVLVLHCSTVFTVLQPDLNVVLYVFIGTLGALLHYAVPQMRKHMPWLCFARPLLRQKEFGQFEVLNAPQIMWFEKFYIYLSVLERNVLFPLLAISSLTADSQHIVDKFGVPWGTLIVAVCALKFVRNAYSDPTNQYLIIIFTVLLFRIDFAMATESFIIDYFFVSLAFRKCCDFLLKLQFIVTYIAPWQITWGSAFHAFAQPFSVPHSAMLFLQAGISALLSTPLNPFLGSAIFLTSYVRPVKFWERDYNTRRIDHSNTRLSSQLERDLGADDNNLNSIFYEHLTRSLQHSLCGDLLMGRWGNVNQGDCFVLASDDLNCLVHIIELGNGLCTFQMRGLEFRGTYCQQREVEAITEDVEDNDGCCCCDPGHLPRLLSANAMFSTRWLAWQVVAAQYVIEGYSISDNLASATLQVFEYRKVLITYYIKSIIYYVVRNPKLEQWLASGPIQEALQHTLSRQFVDLDPIFNFNLDEDFDFRAVGITRSSFCYVYLKWINYCVDKRKEAQAAKEPTVQPVKDPPAPPAATTATPPTVAAAVVPPPPPRPPRPPPLSISTAVEQAPSTIQPLASNAGAVTANSTPAHNDSKSTPNLSAHGGTSVPQSKSQSQQQLRSVRPQKSATMSGGNTAPGVVQPEGSVLGGIDQLSSSHSFANISRQTSESAPGLGNYVAYMDQNVFVKLAKTSTTTPGKSLRKEDSPRLQPTINQQEGTNLTTIMPSTVPSMTSRPTPKPRAQSVNKDAPLVSLCLALGLLARRSLATASHSSLTGVEYFLHGLHALFKGDFRITSPRDEWVFADMELLHSVVAPAVKMALKLQQDHITNPDEFHDPLALYEAIDNCSKELVISHEADPVWRSAVLRGAPNLLALRHVMEDGSDEYRIIRLTKRFLSFRVIKLNRECVRGLWAGQQQELIYLRNRNPERGSIQNAKQALRNIINSSCDQPIGYPIYVSPLTTSYADTNGQLCQVIGGAITLDTIRQTVLDWWHRIRERCRQGCSSGSAMEASMQLGGGAGGACNFGSGGSVVGTGTGSISIAGSAAVTAGATSIGGAGGGVVAGSGSAPGTASSTGGESGADLAPVFISAPLYNTLTVNSYYGHVRPGNVPGMTGMAGSYVGDTLAVVRGGLAVMPVKPTSTTLIAGLLNRERDQEAACSGSGTGTGTGSTLRMAPGSSTGPRTRSGGQLQGSTRRATLPIASGTDAAADANATHSELTEPESSPRSNKLLSGSSGSLGIGPGVGNIITTPGDYPRKTKGPICLMATDSASGSTSTTTATGAATTSASATASASNAQQTPRKPRIDIYRKVIIVDDTGIYDCLDIIDAVVWPTDHMRANGGRLSWKDWEPTAGMVGHVVHVWVPNHKDVLFRSHVNRCVYLIEIGEHYVPVEELGLREYNQILGSSSEEMANSRRSSIQRDFHEYNMQLKLAGLTPILGPSGSGSKMPKIRAVSSSSSDEDDEPAPTAAAAAATAAAVAVTGDVADTAAGAAAVPAISLPPGVNFNTLLNMWKLIADKKKQAINIDTTEPFAAFDYTGELPPELMRELEASRLAQQQQLEEQQEEELRKHLQQLEDEANALAAEQATAQSNVIQTPPSEELSLEVSGTPTPTSTPTAEEETKEAKVEQKQEQEVQKQEEKKAEQHAEQEQQQDKLENHDENNGTTV; from the exons ATGGGTTCACAGACCTTGGAGATACTGCGCCAGGGCGTGTGGGCCTCACTGACCGGCGGCTATTTTTACGATCCGCATCAGGGCGTCTTTTGCAATGTGGTGCATTTGTATCTCTGGCTCTACCTGCTCTGTTCGCCCTTTGTCGCCTACTTG TACTTTCCAAGCACATGGCTGACCTGGTGCCTGTATTGTGTGCTAACCAGCGGCACCATATTGCTGGTAAAGCTTATCAATTTGGCGCTGCACCGGCTGTACGATCGGGCGCAGACGATGTCCGAGGTGAATCTAAAGAGTCAATTCTTTAAAGTCACCAAGGAATCGGATCAGCGTGATCCCGACGAGGAGAACGGCATCGAGATGAAAGTGATGCGCGCCATCGGCAACAACGGCTCGCATCTGTCTGTGGAGCAGGCCATCAACGAGGCCAGCGAGGAGAACAGCATCATGTCCATTGACAATGTGAACAGCATTATTG ATCTCAAAGTCGATGTGCATCGCAAGAACAGCTCGGAGTCCTTTGAGCTTATGTTCTATGCGCCGTCGATGCTCTCCGCTGGCAGCCAACAAGATCAGCAATCGATCGCTGGCTCCGCTAGCGTTAGCAAATCCATACGATCCACTATTGCCGCCGCTGCACAGAATAATCTATCCGCCAACGAGCTCTTCACCAAATATCTGGCCGTCTATCCGGAAATGGTTGAGGTTGTTGTGCCTCCCGCTGACGGCAACGGCGGAACCACTACCACTGCAGCAGCGGACACCAGCCGTTCTACGCCCAACtcaaccgcagcagcagcagcagcaacaagcagcaCGGGCACAACCACAGTCAGCACGGGGCGCACGGGTCATTTGTCGCGCAAATGCTCGGAGGTGTTCAGTCGACGCCATCGGCGGCGACTCGAGCGCCAGAGCAGCCTCGACGCTGGTGCCGCGGAGCCCACATTTAGCGCCAAGCTGATGCGCAATCAATCGGATACCATTgccacaacgacaacaacaacaacaacatcggcggcggcagcgcccAGTTTTCTACACACGAAGGCGGTGCGGCCGGGGGCCAATCCGCGACAGCATTTCATGGCCAACAACGCACAGGCGGgcgcggcggcagctgcagctggcagcgACACTGCATCCACATCCTCGGCGGTTATGGTTGTGGCCCAGCCAAATACTACACGTTCCTCGCGCCTGCAGCGACATCGCAGCTCGGAAACGCACGACGAGCGCCTGAAGCATCAGAGTCGTGCCGGCCTGTTCCAGtcgatgcagcagcagcactcgCATCTCCAGCACCAtcatctgcagcagcaacagctgcagcagcagcatgccCAGCATCAGAATGCCAGCAGCATCGGCAGTGGCGTCAACGATGTGGAGGACATGGAGCTAGGACTGGGTCTCGGTCGCGGCGCTGCCAATGATGCCTGCAATCGTGCGCTCCAGTCCTGGATATTAG ATTCGTCGTCGGATGTGTACCTGGAGGATGATAGCTATACCAAATCCGATTTGGGCATTgaacagcagccgcatcagGCGCCATTTCGAGCCCagcatcaccatcatcatcaccacCATCACCATCAGCTGCATCACAATCACCTGCATCATCATCTGGGCAGCGCGATTGTACGCAAGGATCCCAACAGCACAATGTCtgcgctgcagctgtgcgCCTCCAGCAGCTCGTGCACGGGTCGCGCCGATTCCAACCAAGTGCTGGCCGAGGtgagcagcggcggcggcggcggcaatgccagcagcagcactggTGCCGGAGGCGGGCGGAACGGCAGCACGGCCGCAATGAAGCGGAGACGACATTCCAACGCAACCAGCTATCACAAGCAGAACAGCGGGAGCAGCGCACAGGGTGGCGGCTCCAAGTCGACGCTGTTGTCGTCCGGCGGCCAAACGGGCGGCGGTGGCAACGGTGTCCGGCGCATTAAGAGCGCCGCTCTGGAGGTGCTGTGCCCGCAGCCGTCCGTCTCGAATCTGAGCCCGCATCCGAACAGCGTGGAAGCCATcagcgggcagcagcagctgcggaaTCCCCTGCCGCCGCCGAGCAAGAGCTTGGTGCGCAATCAGCTGCTGAACCTGTATCCGCCACGTCTGGTCGATCAGCAATACGCGGAGAGCAGCTGCGGCGgtgccggcggcggcgtcggcggtggaagcagctgcagcagcgtcaTCTTTGGCAGCTCTAGCGCCTGCGGCTCAACGCAAGCGCTCATCGAGCCACCCGTCTATCCTATTGTCGAGCATTTGGATGAGAAGACGTCCGACGAGTCGCCGGGCGCACAGCCGCACGATGAAACGGACCATGTCAACGGCAGAcacgatgatgacgacgatgagCTGGACGATGTGCCGCTGAGGCGGCGTACACGCGCCCTCGGCTGCAGTCAGACGCATCATAGCGCCGAGTCGGATGTGGGCGGCATTTTGGCggacgatgatgacgatgtCTTCAAGGATTTTGATGACAATCTCGAGCACATACTCAGCGAACTGCAGCAGACGCACAGTCAACTGGACGATGTGCTCAAGAAGTGTGAGCTCTACGCGGCGGGCACGGCCGGAACGGGCGCCCCAACgacagccgctgctgcagtgGCCACCGCTGCATCCGATGACGAGGAGACGGACAACAACACGGGCTCACGCTCACCCCTGCTCAGCaatcggcagcagcagagcgcGCGCGAACAGGCCGCCGAGCAGGCCATGCGCCAGGAGCTATCCTTGCCCGCGTTGCAGCAACAGATTCAAccggcgacggcaacggctGCGCTGATACGCAGCGAGGCCGATTCCGGTTGTCCGTCCAGCGACTGTGAGCAGGTGAGCGCCAGCTCAAAGGATCAGTTGCTCGCCGGCATGGAGCAGCTGCCCAGTAGCCAGACCCAAACACAGCCGGAGCAGAAtggtgagcagcagcaggaggagcagcaggatGATGGGGAAGAGGAGGTGGAGGAGGATGAGGAAAAGCCGTGCACATCACGCATGGCCGCCAGAAGCCTAGGCGCCATACCCAAGGTGCTCAACTATCGCGAGGTGGACGAACTGCGTCGCCGGCGCGCCACCAGCAACCAGCTGGACGCCTGTCGCAACGATCTGGCGGTcatcaagcagcagcagcagcagcacaagctGCCCGGCAGCGGCGCCTCGCGCAATTCCTCCTCCTCGAACTCGACGCACAGCATCAGCCTGACGGAAAGCCTCACCGCGGACATACACAAGATGCTCTGGCTGATGCACGGTGGCGCTGTCGATGATCGCGGTCGTCCCATAGCTGGCATCTTGCCGGATGGCACGCCTGTGCCGGCCAATCCCAGTATTGTGCCGCCAAACATGTCCAGTGCGCATTTTCAGTTCTATCAGGATGCCATACAGGCCCTGCAGAGCAGCTATCCCGCCTCCAGCTCCGTGGAGCATATGACGCACATCGAGCTGGCGTTGGCGCGCGACAAGCGCTGCATGGACGCCAAGCGGATGATTGAGAAAATGGCTGCGCTCTCAACGGGCGGCGAGGCGCGAGGCAGTGGCGCACAGACGACGGTACCGCCGCCAGCTCTGGGCATGCTCATGGGCAGCTCAACGCGCGCGGCGAATACCACAACGGCGGGAGCTGGCggaggagcagcaacaggagcagcgGGAGCGACGCGCGCCTCGCTGCAGGGCATGTTCAATATGATGCGCAGCGAATTGCAGGCAGCGCGCACGGatgcactgcagcagcagctaaacgAGGCGGTGGCAGCGGCCACCAACGCTGGCGTTGCCCTGCCCACCGACACCGCCGccagccggcagcagcagcagcagcagcaatcgcagcagcagcagcagctgcagcaacagctcagcCAGCCGATGCTGAATGTGGATGGTCATTTTGCGCCGTACTGTGACTATTGGCGGCCCGCCTGCCTGCTGGCCGCCGAGAAGACGGTGGTGCCGAAGAGTTTCTACAAGTATCGCTTCAAGTGGTGCGGCCAGGAGCATGAGTTCAAGATAGCCATGGATCGCCTGGAGCTCCTAGCTCTGTTCGATCGTGATCTGCACTGGCTGCACGTCCTGCTGGCCTGCGTGCTGTGCACCCTGGTCGCCTGCCTGGGCGCCGCCATACTGCAGCACAACTACTACAAGGATCTGTGCGTGCTGCTCTTCTGTGCGGTCATCGCCGGCGCCCAGTATTCGCTGGTGAAGAGCGTCCAGCCGGATGCCGCCTCGCCGGTGCACGGCTTCAACAAGACGGTCGCCTATTCCCGCGCCATATACTTTTGTCTGTGCGGCGGACTGCTCTTGCTGCTGAAGCGTCTGGACACGGATTATGCGCAGCGGCCGCCGGAGTCAATGATTTTCTTTGGCATACACTATGCGCCGGCGCATGTGGTCGgattgctgctgcagtcgctCTACGTGCTGCTACTGTGCTTTCCGATCATCTTTTCGGTGGGTCTGTGCCCGCAGATCAACACGTTTCTCATGTACCTGCTCGAGCAGCTCGATATGCATCTCTTTGGCGGCAATGCGGCGAGCAGTCTGCTCG GTTCATTCCTTTGCCTGCTGCGCTCCGTGCTCGCCATCCTGCTGCTCTATGGGCCGCTCTATGCGGCCCTGGACGAGCGTCGTGGCACGCAGTATATACTCTTCTCCATCTTCTGTGCAATGCTCATACCGCTGGGCTATCATTTGTCGCGCTCGGCGAGCGATTTCAGTCATCTGTGGCGGCTCATCAAGACCTGTATCGTGAGCACCTATCGCGACGACGAGGAGGACCTGAGGCACAGCCGCAAACGTAGCCAGGccgggcaacagcagcagcagcagcagcaggagcaggtgcagcagcagcagcagcagctgagccgCGGCAAGCGTCAGTCATCGGAGCCGACGTCAACTGGGCAGCCAACGCCGCTTGCAACGCATCGAGCACGCCAGCCGGAGCTCAGCTCCATGGCCAACAGCAATGAGCATATCGAGCTCAGCTCGCTCGAAAAGCTCGCCATGGGCGAGGAGCAGCAGGCGGAACGGGAGCAGGAGCAAGAGCACGAAGCGGAGACACAGCTGGATCAGAAGCACAGCAAATCGAAGGCCTCGTCGCTGGGCAGCAGCCAAACGCTGGCCAAgaccatcagcagcagcaaacgcgCCATGACCGCCTCCAGCTCGTACGCCTCCATTGGCGTTGAGGagccagcagcaggagcagcagcagcagcagctacagacAAGGAGCTGGTAAAGAGATCGCGCAGCCAGGAGAACGTTTACGAGACAAAGACCAACGAGGCCAACGAGGATGTGCAGGATGACAAAATCTCGAGTTCATCGACAACGAATCCCGGCGATATGTCCACACTGACTGCCGGCGCGGGCACCGCCAACACAGACATCGATGCGACAGCTTTGGACGCTGAAACGGATGATCATCAGGAGGAGGATCATGCCGCCATCGAGCTGGACAACAGCGAACTGGAGCAGGATGAGCTACCCGATCCGCTGCCGCGCAAATTGCAAGCAACTGTGACGACGCGCCTGAAGAATGATCTGGTTGTGATGACCCTGCTGGGCGTCAGTGTCCTTGTGCTGCACTGCAGCACCGTCTTCACCGTCCTCCAGCCGGATCTCAATGTCGTTCTCTACGTATTCATTGGCACCCTCGGCGCCCTGCTCCACTATGCCGTGCCCCAGATGCGCAAGCACATGCCCTGGCTGTGCTTCGCTCGACCGCTGCTGCGCCAGAAGGAGTTCGGCCAGTTCGAGGTGCTCAATGCGCCGCAGATCATGTGGTTCGAGAAGTTCTACATCTATCTGAGCGTTCTCGAGCGCAACGTGCTCTTCCCGCTGTTGGCCATCTCATCGCTGACCGCCGACTCGCAGCATATTGTCGACAAGTTCGGAGTTCCTTGGGGCACGCTCATCGTCGCTGTTTGCGCCCTCAAAT TTGTTCGTAATGCATACTCGGATCCGACGAACCAATACCTGATCATTATATTCACCGTGCTGCTCTTTCGCATTGATTTCGCGATGGCAACGGAAAGTTTTATCATCGACTATTTCTTCGTATCGCTCGCTTTTCGCAAGTGCTGCGACTTTCTGCTCAAG CTGCAGTTCATTGTGACGTATATCGCGCCGTGGCAGATCACGTGGGGCTCGGCATTCCATGCCTTCGCCCAGCCCTTCAGCGTGCCCCACTCGGCCATGCTGTTCCTGCAGGCGGGCATATCGGCGCTGCTGTCGACGCCGCTGAATCCGTTTTTGGGCAGCGCCATATTTCTCACCTCGTATGTGCGTCCGGTTAAGTTCTGGGAACGGGACTACAATACGCGTCGCATCGATCACTCGAACACACGGCTCAGCTCGCAGCTGGAACGTGATCTCGGCGCCGACGACAACAATTTGAATAGCATCTTTTACGAGCATCTGACGCGCTCGCTGCAGCATTCGCTCTGCGGCGATCTGCTTATGGGTCGCTGGGGCAATGTCAACCAGGGCGATTGCTTCG TGCTCGCCTCGGACGATCTGAATTGTTTGGTGCACATCATCGAGCTGGGCAACGGGCTGTGCACGTTTCAGATGCGCGGCCTGGAATTTCGCGGCACTTATTGCCAGCAGCGCGAGGTGGAGGCCATTACAGAGGATGTCGAGGACAACgatggctgctgttgctgtgatCCCGGCCATTTACCGCGTCTGCTCAGCGCCAATGCCATGTTCTCCACGCGCTGGCTAGCCTGGCAGGTAGTTGCCGCCCAATATGTCATCGAGGGCTATTCCATATCAGATAACCTGGCCAGCGCCACGTTGCAGGTCTTCGAGTACCGCAAGGTGCTCATCACCTACTACATAAAG AGCATCATCTACTATGTGGTGCGCAATCCGAAGCTGGAGCAGTGGCTTGCCTCGGGTCCCATACAGGAGGCACTGCAGCATACGCTGAGCCGTCAATTTGTCGATCTCGATCCCATATTCAATTTCAATCTGGATGAGGATTTCGATTTTCGTGCCGTTGGCATAACACGCTCTAGCTTCTGCTACGTCTATCTCAAGTGGATCAACTACTGCGTAGACAAGCGCAAGGAGGCGCAAGCCGCCAAGGAGCCAACGGTGCAGCCAGTCAAAGATCCTCCTGCGCCGCCGGCTGCCACCACAGCAACGCCGCCCacagttgccgctgctgtggtgccgccgccgccgccacgcCCACCCCGTCCGCCACCACTGAGCATTAGCACAGCGGTTGAGCAGGCGCCAAGCACAATCCAGCCGCTGGCCAGCAATGCGGGCGCAGTAACAGCGAATAGCACGCCCGCGCACAACGATTCGAAGAGCACGCCGAATCTGTCCGCGCACGGCGGCACCAGTGTGCCCCAGTCCAAGTCTCAgtcgcagcaacagctgcgcaGCGTCCGGCCCCAGAAGAGCGCCACGATGAGCGGCGGCAATACGGCGCCCGGCGTTGTCCAGCCGGAGGGCAGCGTGCTGGGCGGCATCGATCAGCTGAGCAGCTCGCACAGCTTTGCGAACATCTCGCGACAGACGTCGGAGAGCGCACCTGGGCTGGGCAACTATGTGGCCTACATGGATCAGAATGTGTTCGTCAAGCTGGCCAAGACGTCGACAACGACACCGGGCAAATCGCTGCGCAAGGAGGATTCGCCGCGCCTGCAGCCGACCATCAATCAGCAGGAGGGCACAAATCTGACCACCATAATGCCTAGCACGGTGCCCTCGATGACGTCGCGGCCAACGCCGAAGCCACGCGCCCAGAGCGTCAACAAGGATGCGCCGCTGGTGTCCCTGTGCCTGGCACTGGGCCTGCTCGCCCGTCGATCCCTGGCCACCGCGTCGCACAGCTCGCTGACGGGCGTCGAGTACTTTTTGCACGGCCTTCATGCACTCTTCAAGGGCGACTTTCGGATCACGTCGCCGCGCGACGAATGGGTATTCGCGGACATGGAGCTGCTGCATTCGGTTGTGGCGCCCGCTGTTAAAATGGCCCTCAAACTGCAACAGGATCATATCACAAATCCGGATGAGTTTCACGATCCGCTCGCCCTGTACGAGGCCATCGACAATTGCTCCAAGGAGCTGGTCATTTCGCACGAAGCGGATCCCGTCTGGCGCAGCGCCGTGCTGCGCGGCGCACCCAATTTGCTGGCCCTGCGCCATGTCATGGAGGACGGCTCTGACGAGTATCGCATCATCCGGCTGACCAAGCGTTTTCTCAGCTTTCGCGTCATCAAACTAAACCGCGAATGCGTGCGCGGCTTGTGGgctggccagcagcaggagctCATTTATTTGCGCAATCGCAATCCGGAACGCGGCAGCATACAGAACGCCAAGCAGGCTTTGCGCAACATCATCAACTCCAGCTGCGATCAGCCCATTGGCTATCCCATTTACGTCTCGCCACTGACCACATCCTATGCGGACACAAATGGGCAGCTCTGTCAGGTGATTGGCGGTGCCATTACCCTGGACACGATCAGGCAAACCGTACTCGATTGGTGGCATCGCATACGGGAACGTTGCCGTCAGGGCTGCAGCTCCGGCTCCGCCATGGAGGCCTCCATGCAGCTCGGCGGCGGCGCCGGCGGCGCATGTAATtttggcagcggcggcagcgtcgTCGGCACCGGAACCGGCTCCATCTCCATTGCAGGCTCAGCCGCCGTTACAGCGGGCGCGACGAGCATTGGCGGCGCCGGCGGCGGAGTTGTCGCCGGCTCGGGCAGCGCACCCGGCACGGCGAGCAGCACGGGTGGCGAATCTGGCGCGGATCTGGCGCCGGTGTTCATCTCGGCGCCGCTCTACAACACGCTCACCGTCAACAGCTACTACGGCCACGTCCGGCCGGGCAATGTGCCTGGCATGACCGGCATGGCCGGCAGCTATGTTGGCGATACGCTGGCCGTGGTTCGCGGCGGCCTGGCCGTTATGCCCGTTAAGCCCACCTCCACCACGCTCATAGCTGGCCTGCTTAATCGCGAACGCGACCAGGAGGCTGCCTGCTCTGGCTCCGGCACCGGCACCGGCACCGGCTCCACGTTGCGCATGGCACCCGGTTCCAGCACTGGACCGCGCACGCGTAGCGGCGGACAGCTCCAAGGAAGCACACGACGCGCCACATTGCCCATTGCCAGCGGAACGGATGCTGCTGCCGATGCCAATGCCACCCATTCGGAACTGACCGAGCCGGAGTCTAGTCCGCGCTCTAACAAGCTGCTGTCCGGCTCGTCCGGCAGCCTTGGCATCGGCCCCGGCGTTGGCAATATCATAACCACGCCCGGCGATTATCCGCGCAAGACCAAGGGACCCATTTGCCTCATGGCCACTGACTCGGCCTCCGGCAGCaccagcacaacaacagcaacaggagcagcaacaacatccgCATCCGCAACCGCATCCGCATCGAATGCTCAGCAAACGCCGCGCAAGCCACGCATCGATATCTACAGAAAGGTCATCATTGTGGACGATACGGGG ATCTACGACTGTCTGGACATCATCGATGCCGTTGTCTGGCCCACGGATCATATGCGCGCCAATGGCGGCCGGCTCAGCTGGAAGGATTGGGAGCCGACGGCGGGAATGGTGGGACATGTGGTGCACGTATGGGTGCCGAATCACAAGGATGTGCTGTTCCGTTCGCATGTGAATCGCTGTGTGTATCTGATCGAGATCGGGGAGCACTATGTGCCCGTCGAGGAGCTGGGCCTGCGCGAATACAATCAGATattgggcagcagcagcgaggagATGGCCAACTCCAGGCGCAGCTCGATACAGCGCGACTTTCACGAGTACAACATGCAGCTGAAGCTGGCCGGGCTGACGCCCATCCTGGGacccagcggcagcggcagcaagaTGCCAAAAATACGCGccgtcagcagcagctcctccgACGAGGATGACGAACCAGCACCGacagctgcggcagcggctgcgactgcggctgcggtTGCCGTTACCGGCGATGTGGCCGACACTGCAGccggagcagctgctgttccGGCGATCTCGCTGCCACCGGGCGTCAATTTCAATACGCTGCTCAACATGTGGAAACTGATTGCCGACAAGAAGAAGCAGGCCATCAATATTGATACGACGGAGCCATTCGCGGCATTCGATTATACGGGCGAGCTGCCGCCGGAGCTGATGCGTGAGCTGGAGGCGAGTCGATTggcgcaacaacagcagctagaggagcagcaggaggaggagctgcGCAAGCATTTGCAACAGCTCGAGGATGAGGCGAATGCTCTGGCTGCCGAGCAGGCGACGGCGCAGTCAAACGTGATACAGACGCCGCCAAGCGAGGAGCTGTCGCTGGAGGTGAGCGGCACGCCCACGCCAACAAGTACGCCCACGGCGGAGGAGGAGACGAAGGAGGCCAAGGTGGAGCagaagcaggagcaggaggTGCAGAAGCAGGAGGAGAAGAAGGCGGAGCAGCACGctgagcaggagcagcaacaggacAAACTAGAAAATCACGACGAGAATAATGGAACCACAGtttaa